A portion of the Thermosediminibacter oceani DSM 16646 genome contains these proteins:
- a CDS encoding ATPase codes for MEVYDYIEQLQNLISESSKIPFSNKVIVDQEKILTLMDEMVKALPEDIKKAKKIIEERQRILVEAQKEGEMIIKEAKEHIEKMVDQNEIMKTAREKSEELLAASKKAAREIRVGANKYADEVLEQLEKHLEKILASVKKGREELNQRM; via the coding sequence ATGGAGGTTTACGATTACATTGAACAATTACAAAACTTAATAAGCGAGAGCTCAAAAATACCTTTTTCCAACAAGGTTATAGTTGATCAAGAAAAAATTCTGACATTGATGGATGAGATGGTGAAGGCATTACCAGAGGATATAAAAAAAGCAAAAAAAATTATTGAAGAACGCCAAAGAATTCTAGTTGAAGCGCAGAAGGAAGGAGAAATGATAATAAAAGAAGCAAAAGAACATATCGAGAAAATGGTAGATCAGAATGAAATCATGAAAACTGCCCGGGAAAAGTCCGAAGAATTACTGGCGGCCTCCAAAAAAGCCGCGCGAGAGATAAGAGTTGGAGCCAACAAATACGCCGACGAAGTGCTCGAACAGCTGGAAAAGCACCTGGAAAAAATATTAGCCTCGGTTAAAAAGGGAAGAGAAGAGTTAAATCAGAGAATGTGA
- the ylbJ gene encoding sporulation integral membrane protein YlbJ — protein sequence MRFNIQKSRVAKMSQLILPAIAVVITISIIRFPEEAFQAAFEGLDVWFNIVLPALLPFFIGSQLLMGLGVVHFMGVLLEPFMRPFFNVPGAGSFVMAMGLASGYPLGAMLTGKLVKKKLCNAREAERLMSFSNTADPLFMVGAVAVGMFKDVRLGSIISVAHYISALLVGFVMRFYAVDSETTPPVTSSRSRESILLKATRELIRARREDARPFGKLLSDSIKDSINSLLLILGFITLFSVIIRIITIVGFVNMLAPGLSIILKVCGLQETLSPAIISGIFEITLGTKLASTADAPLIQRVVVASAIIAWSGLSVHFQVLSMITDTDIKILPYIIARLLHAIFAGIITYFMMAIPIEGFNSWSMPVFAIAPQSTSQSWLNIFTVSSQVFLLLFSLLILVSIIIYLLRGFEIISFKVIKK from the coding sequence ATGAGATTCAATATACAAAAGAGCAGAGTAGCGAAAATGAGCCAGTTGATACTCCCGGCCATTGCAGTAGTTATAACTATTTCGATAATACGTTTTCCGGAGGAAGCTTTTCAGGCAGCTTTTGAGGGCCTTGACGTATGGTTTAACATCGTTCTACCCGCTTTGCTTCCCTTTTTCATAGGCTCCCAGCTCCTGATGGGATTGGGAGTTGTTCACTTTATGGGAGTGCTGCTGGAACCTTTTATGAGGCCTTTTTTCAACGTCCCCGGAGCAGGTTCATTTGTAATGGCGATGGGGCTTGCTAGCGGCTACCCTCTCGGCGCAATGCTCACGGGCAAGCTCGTAAAAAAGAAACTCTGCAATGCCAGAGAAGCAGAGCGATTAATGTCTTTTTCTAACACAGCAGATCCGCTCTTCATGGTAGGTGCTGTAGCCGTAGGTATGTTCAAAGACGTGCGGCTGGGATCTATAATATCCGTCGCCCATTATATATCCGCTCTACTTGTCGGCTTTGTTATGCGTTTTTACGCAGTAGATTCGGAAACAACCCCGCCCGTAACGTCATCTAGAAGCCGCGAGAGTATTTTGCTCAAAGCTACAAGAGAGCTTATAAGAGCCCGCCGTGAGGACGCAAGACCCTTCGGTAAGCTCCTTAGTGATAGTATAAAGGATTCTATAAATTCTCTTTTACTGATCCTGGGGTTCATAACATTATTTTCAGTAATTATCAGAATAATAACCATAGTGGGTTTTGTCAACATGCTGGCTCCCGGATTAAGCATAATTCTGAAGGTTTGCGGTCTCCAGGAAACCCTTTCACCGGCCATTATCAGCGGTATTTTTGAAATAACGCTGGGAACAAAGCTGGCAAGCACCGCCGATGCTCCGCTTATACAGAGGGTTGTGGTTGCCAGCGCTATAATAGCTTGGAGCGGACTTTCGGTACATTTTCAGGTTCTGAGCATGATCACCGACACTGATATAAAAATACTCCCTTATATTATAGCAAGACTCCTGCACGCCATTTTTGCGGGAATTATTACGTATTTCATGATGGCAATACCGATTGAGGGTTTTAACTCCTGGTCCATGCCCGTATTTGCCATTGCACCACAGAGCACTTCTCAAAGCTGGCTGAACATTTTCACGGTATCAAGCCAGGTATTCCTGTTGCTTTTCAGCCTGCTCATTCTGGTATCGATTATCATTTACCTGTTGAGGGGGTTTGAAATAATAAGCTTTAAGGTTATAAAAAAATAG
- the coaD gene encoding pantetheine-phosphate adenylyltransferase has product MNVAIYPGSFDPVTNGHLDIIERSSRLFDRLIVAVLRNPSKKPLFTVEERIEMIKKSVSHIKNVEVDYFSGLLVDFARLKKACIIVKGLRAVSDFEYELQMALMNKKLDEEIETVFIMTNAKYSYLSSSIVKEVASLGGCVKELVPPLVAEKLREKFNK; this is encoded by the coding sequence ATGAATGTAGCCATATATCCGGGAAGTTTTGATCCAGTAACCAACGGACATCTGGATATTATAGAAAGAAGTTCACGACTTTTCGATCGCCTGATAGTTGCAGTTTTAAGAAACCCAAGTAAAAAACCTCTTTTTACCGTAGAAGAGAGAATCGAGATGATAAAAAAATCGGTAAGTCACATAAAAAATGTAGAAGTAGATTACTTCAGCGGCTTACTTGTAGATTTTGCCCGCTTAAAGAAAGCTTGCATTATCGTTAAAGGCTTGAGGGCCGTTTCCGATTTCGAATACGAGCTGCAGATGGCTCTCATGAATAAAAAGCTGGACGAAGAGATAGAAACTGTTTTTATAATGACGAACGCTAAATATTCTTATTTGAGTTCCAGCATAGTGAAAGAAGTTGCAAGCTTAGGAGGATGTGTTAAAGAACTGGTTCCCCCCCTGGTTGCCGAAAAATTAAGAGAAAAATTTAATAAATAA
- the rsmD gene encoding 16S rRNA (guanine(966)-N(2))-methyltransferase RsmD: protein MRVTGGIFRGRRIKSLPGIKTRPTSDIVRESLFNILGEKTAGSSFLDVFAGTGSVGIEALSRGAERVVFIEEGGLACRIIRENLIKLRISDKSLIIKADYLKGMRSLEKTNTTFDIIFLDPPYDRGFVSPCLEFLNNSELLKPNSIVVVQHSVSEVIKTPPNITCYKEKKYGITKLSFFYRSET, encoded by the coding sequence ATGCGGGTAACTGGTGGAATCTTCAGGGGCAGGAGAATTAAATCCCTCCCCGGAATTAAAACAAGGCCTACATCGGATATTGTAAGGGAGTCGCTGTTCAATATTTTGGGGGAAAAGACAGCGGGAAGCAGTTTTCTAGACGTATTTGCCGGTACCGGTAGCGTTGGCATTGAAGCCTTGAGTCGAGGGGCAGAAAGGGTCGTTTTTATTGAAGAAGGAGGTCTAGCTTGCAGAATAATAAGAGAAAATCTTATCAAACTAAGGATATCCGATAAAAGTTTGATAATTAAGGCTGATTATTTAAAGGGCATGAGAAGCCTTGAGAAGACTAATACAACCTTTGATATAATATTTCTGGACCCACCCTATGACAGGGGATTTGTCTCCCCGTGCCTGGAATTTTTGAACAATTCCGAGCTTTTAAAGCCAAATTCCATTGTTGTGGTCCAACACTCGGTTTCTGAGGTGATTAAAACTCCTCCGAATATAACCTGTTATAAAGAAAAGAAGTACGGCATCACAAAACTATCTTTTTTTTATAGGAGTGAAACATAA